GCAATATGATGTTTAACGCTTACGAACGTGTACGACTTCCTCATGTCCGTTAACAGAGCCTTACACGACTCCAACTCTGCCTGTCCCCGCTGGTACAACACTATCGTCTCAATGTGGTCATTTCCCTCCACGGCGGTAACGGACGACTTCATGGTATTTAACATACTATTCATCAGATGTTCACACTGCCGTAATGACGCCTCCATGTTTATCTTCTCTTCTTTGAACGACGCGATCAACTTGTCTGTGACGTCCTTCTGTAGCGTGTTTAGCTGTTTATCGACATTTTGACGTAGATCGGTGATACTCTGTAGTGCGACTTCCTGGTTCTGTACCAGATTTTGAAGCTGTTCGTAAAAGTCCTTCACTATTAAGCCAATATTCTCCGTGTTTTTCTTTAGCATGTCTTGCATGTCTTCGAGCCGTGATTCatcttttattttctgaaaatacTTTATCGTTGTTGTCACTTCCTCACAACGTCTGTGGTTTTCAAAAACGCATATCTGGCATCCTAAGAGTTGATGGTCCTCACAATACCAAACTTTCTTCTTATCGTGTTGGTCACATCGAGGGGCCGACTTTTCCTGTTTTGGTCGCGCTCCACCATATCCGCTTATATCCAAGATGTCACAATAACTGTGTATCAAATCATGAAACTGTGTCTTACAAGTCTCACAAAAATTCGCCTTCATGTCCTGGCACCAGAATTTAGCATGATTCGTCATGTTACCTTTTGTCTGACAGGGTTTACAGTACAGTGGTTCAGACGATCGTTCTTTGAGCCGGATGAGGTTCTGGATCACAGCGTTAGTTGGGAACATTTCTGCCCATTTGTCCTTAGATTCCACATGATTGACAGGCGGGGTCACCCTCCTACAGACAGGACAAgggaaggatgtttctgactccATCTTCCCTGACAACTCTTTCGTGATGTAGGTCCCGAGACATTCCTGACAGAAGCAGTGGAAACAGGGTAATGACTTTGGTTTCTGAAGTCGCTCCAGACAGATAGGACATCCCAGTAAGTGTAAGTCCAGGTCTGGAGGGCGTCCACCTTCGGCCATTGTGAGGGTCAACACTGAATAAAGATAAattgtataataataatgtCATGTTACTTACAGCTTTCATGACTTAATAATTTCACGGACGGGAGCGCTGTTGAATAAATATTCCAGTTAGCTCTCCTTtctgttatcattttcatttctgtGAAAATACAAGCACACCCTCTTGTTTTTATCTCTACAGAAAGTTGCATATCATTATATTTAAACTGTACTCTCTTCTGTTTAATTGACTTGATGTTGTCATTCATCGATGACGATGCAGTCGTTTCACACATAAGCAACATATATCGGAAGATTGCACAGTATTTGATGCCTACTCAATCCGAAGATGTGGTTCGTTGAACAAATTATGATCATTtagatttttttgtatttcatttcgTTATTCTAGCTACATAAAACAATAGAGgcttttatttaaaaaaaaatgtttttgaaatctGCAGATTTGCTGAAAACTGTGATGGCATACATTTAATTACGTAT
This genomic interval from Pecten maximus unplaced genomic scaffold, xPecMax1.1, whole genome shotgun sequence contains the following:
- the LOC117321378 gene encoding tripartite motif-containing protein 2-like codes for the protein MAEGGRPPDLDLHLLGCPICLERLQKPKSLPCFHCFCQECLGTYITKELSGKMESETSFPCPVCRRVTPPVNHVESKDKWAEMFPTNAVIQNLIRLKERSSEPLYCKPCQTKGNMTNHAKFWCQDMKANFCETCKTQFHDLIHSYCDILDISGYGGARPKQEKSAPRCDQHDKKKVWYCEDHQLLGCQICVFENHRRCEEVTTTIKYFQKIKDESRLEDMQDMLKKNTENIGLIVKDFYEQLQNLVQNQEVALQSITDLRQNVDKQLNTLQKDVTDKLIASFKEEKINMEASLRQCEHLMNSMLNTMKSSVTAVEGNDHIETIVLYQRGQAELESCKALLTDMRKSYTFVSVKHHIASELGNLDGDAMGKIITEKQPRRFPGSHCDLVPHLLESKVKEIGKFNMKIPSRGVVFLPCDQIVVSDYNNKKLKLFTDKGQLLDELTIRGRPNDLCLVDNNTVAVSVYSPGGIHVVKVKASKLSLSSEIRMSNDEEYLGITHTDGRFIVGTEGGGVYSVTQDGVTDLLHQYNRNCYSLTRDPVKGDTLVSVNNYNKGDVVVSRLSADKRHTDVMKVGVVRYPRGIDVDREGNIYVCGYSSHNVVQMSGDGTHVRELLTSSDGIHRPWAISVNGGKFVVTNYGNTNIRVFELY